The region CGTGCTCGATCGAGACCGCGCCGAGAAAGAGGGTGAACCGGAATGCCGAAATGAACGATGCCATTGAAAATCTGCGGGACGTATTGGCCCGGCAGCGTGATGCATGCCGCGCCAGCCCCTATCCTGAGTTGAAGCAACGCAGGCGCGAGTTGAAAACGGTGCGAGAGGCCTTGAGCCGCTATCAGGATCGACTCGCGGCGGCGATGAGCGACGATTTCGGCCGCCGCTCCGAGTTCGAGTGCAAGATGCTGGACGTGATGTTTCCTGCGTTGCAGATCGACCATGCGCTTGCCAACCTGCGGCGTTGGATGAAGCCGCAACGGCGGCGCACGGACTTGCTGTTTCGCACCAACAGCGCCAAAGTGGTCTACCAGCCTAAAGGCGTTGTCGGCGTGATCGCGGCATGGAATTTCCCGATCGTCGAGGCAGTGGGGCCGATGATCACGGCGCTCGCAGCGGGCAATCGGGTGATGATCAAGATGTCGGAATTCTCGCCCCGCAGCACGCTGGTTCTGTGCGAGATGCTGGCTGAGATATTTCCGGAAAATCAGGTGGCGGTGTTTGGCGGCGGCGTGGATGTTGCTCGGGCCTTTGCGAGCTTGCCGTTCGATCACATCGTGTTTACCGGTTCGCCTGCTGTCGGAAAAGAGATCATGCGTGCGGCGTCCACCAATCTGACACCTGTCACACTGGAGCTCGGCGGCAAGTCGCCTGCGATCGTCGCACCTTCAGCGTCGCTGGCGGCCGCGGCGCGCTCGATCGCGCACGGCAAGGCATTCAACGCGGGGCAGGCCTGCGTGGCACCGGATTATGCATTGGTGCCACGCGATCGGATCGACGAATTCGTGGCAGCCGCAGTAAGCGCATTCCGACGCATGGTTCCCGACCCGGCCGGCGATCCGAACTACACGTACATCGCTTCCGACCGCCACGCCACGCGCGTGCATGAGTTGCTCGCCGATGCGGTGGCCAAAGGCGCCACCGTCACCTCGTGCGGCACCGGCAACGGCAACGGCTCGCGAGCCGTGCCCATGCAGATCGTGACGAACGTGACGCCCCATATGCGGATCATGCAGGAAGAGCTGTTCAATCCCATCCTGCCGGTGATGGCCTGCGATTCGCTGGACGAAGGCATCCGGTACATCACGGCGCGGCCTCGTCCGCTGGCGTTGTACTACTACGGTACGGACGCGGGCGAAATCAAACGATTGGAGCAGGACGTTCACGCCGGTGGCATGACCGTCAACGATTGGGCATGGCACGTTTTCCAGGGTGACTTGCCGTTTGGCGGCACCGGCAATTCGGGAATTGGAAGCTGGCGCGGGCCGGAGGGATTCAGAGCGCTGTCGCACGGCAAGTCGGTATTTAGGATGAGGCGCTGGTTCCCGATCGGTCTGTTTCGTCCGCCCTACGGCACGCGCGTTCAACGGCTGATATCGAAGCTATTCCTTGGGTATCCCGACCCGGCCTTGAACATTCCGTGTTCATATGAAAATGAAGCCCGCCGGTATGGTTCGACGGCGCAAGACATAAGCAGAGAGTCGACATGAGAGCCCTACACCTGATCCAGGCCCGCGGGGCTTCCGGCGCCGGCGTGTACCAAGGTTCGAAAGCCTATGCGTGGACCGTGTTCGCCTTGAGCTTCGGATTGATTCTGTCGGACTACCTGTCGCGCCAGGCGGTGGGCGCCGTCTTCCCGTTTCTCAAACCGGTGTGGGGCGTATCGGATTCGCAACTGGGCGCGCTCGTCAGTATCGTGTCGCTGGTGGTCGGCGTGATGACCCTTCCGTTGTCGCTGATCGCGGATCGTTGGGGGCGCGTCAAAAGCATTACGCTGATGGCGTTCGTCTGGTGCTTCGCCACCATCGCGTGTGGCATCGCGACCAGCTACACGCAGATGCTCGCGGCGCGCGCAATGGTGGGGTTTGGCGAGGCCGCCTATGCGGCGGCGGGCGCGGCTTTGCTTGCCCACACTTTCCCGGAAGACAAGCGTTCCGCGGTATTGGGGGCGTTTCAATCGGGCGGCATCTTCGGTTCCGTGATGGGCGTGGTGATTGGCGGTGCGGTCGCGAGCCAGTTCGGCTGGCGCTATGCCTTTTTCGCGGTCGGCGCGCCGGGCCTGCTGCTCGCCGTCCTTTACCCTTTCTTTGTTCGCGATTACCAGGTGCCTGCCTTGCAACAGGGCGCTTCGGGCCAGTGCGTCAATGGGCGGCCGCGGTTTGCCGAAGTATTCAAACATGTGTTCGCCGCGCGCTCCGGCAACTTTACGTTCGCCGCGTTCGGTCTGCAGCTGGGGATCCCCGCCATTCTGATTGCATGGGTGCCGACATACTTCAATCGCTTCTACGGCTATGACCCGAAGAAGGCGAGCCTGATCGCGGCGGTGGTGGTGCTCCTGCTGGGTATGGGCATGCTCTTTGGAGGCGGCGTGGCCGATTGGCTGAGCAGGGGACGGCCTCGCTATCGGGCGCTCGTGCCTGCCGCTTACGCGCTGATTTCCGCGTTGATGCTGTTTGCGGCATTCGCATTGCCGCCTGGCTTAGCGGGGCTTGTGCTGCTGCTCGGCGGCGCGCTCTTCGCCGCGGCGCATGGGGGCGCCGCGGTGGCGATGCTGATCGACGTCACCAATCCCGCCGTTCACGCCACCGTGACGGCAACTGCGGTGCTGGGCGCCAATCTGCTTGGCACGGCACCAGGTCCGTATCTGGTGGGACTCCTTTCCGACGTGACGAATCTGCGCACAGCGCTCACTGTTGCGCCGCTGATGTCGCTGAGCGCAGCGGTTCTATTTCTGCTTGCCGCGCGTTACTACGAAGCGGATATCGCCGCGAGGAAGGCTGCCGGCTAGGAACGGCAGCGGTTTTTGTCTGCGCGGCATGCGGCATGCCGTACGTCGTACGCCGCGCGATTCTGGCGACACTCTGAAAGACCTCCTTTTTGGCCGCAATGACAGGCGCGGGAACCGCTCGTCCCATACGATTAGCCATCGACGCAATACGGCCGGAGCCGGCCGTATTGCGGGGCTGATTTAGTCAAATCTCAAGCGGGTTGCTTGTTCTTCAAAGGCCATAGCCATGACTTCTGCTTCGCACTACTGGGTGGCCGCCTGCCGCCGTCAAGCATGAATGCCCCAACCGCGGCATCGCTGACCGGCATTCATCTGATGGCGAAGCCCATCGGCGCGCTTTGCAATCTCGATTGCGGCTATTGCTTTTACCTCGAGAAACAAAACGCGTTTCCGCCACGCGAGCGCTTTCGTATGTCCGATGAGGTCCTTGAGGCTTACGTCCGGCGATATATTGCGGCTCAGTCGGCGCCTGAGGTCGAATTCACCTGGCAGGGCGGTGAACCCACCTTGCTGGGGCTGCAATTCTTCGAGCGCGCCGTGGCATTGCAGCGCAAGTTCGCTCAGGGCAAGCTGATTCGCAACACCTTGCAGACCAACGGCACCTTGCTCGACGACGAGTGGGGTGCGTTTCTTCGACGCGAGCGTTTTCTCGTGGGCGTCAGTCTGGATGGTCCGCGTGAGCTTAACGACGTGGCGCGCCCCGACAAGCGCGGCCATTCGAGTTACGACGACACCGTGCGTGGTTTGGCCGTCTTGTCGCGTCATGGCGTGGATTTCAATGTGCTGGTGACAATATCCAGCACCAATGTCCATCAGCCGTTGGAAATCTATCGTCATCTGAAGGAACTAGGCGCGCGTTTCATCCAGTTCAATCCGGTCGTCGAGCGGGTGGCTCAGCCTGAGGAAAAGGTCATCGGACTGCATTTTGCCGTGCCCCCGTCGCTCAGCTTGTCTGCCGTAGCGAAAGCGAAGCCAGTGGCACGTAGAGAAACAGCGGTGACGTCGCTGACGGTGAGCGCGCTTGCGTACGGTGCATTTCTGTCCGCGGTATTCGATGAATGGGTTCGCAACGACGTTGGCACGGTTCACGTGATGAACTTCGAATGGGCGCTCGCGTCGTGGTGCCAGTTGCCTGCGGGCGCGTGCATCTTCAGCCCGCGTTGCGGCAAAGCCGCCATCGTCGAGCACGACGGCAGTGTTTACGCTTGCGACCATTTCATGTACCCGGAATATCGCCTCGGCAACGTGATGTCGGACGACCTGGGCAGCATGATGTCCTCGCAGGTGCAGACCGACTTCGGCATGGCGAAGGAAACCTCGCTCCCCGCCAAATGTCTGCGCTGTGAATTCCGCTTCGCGTGCCATGGCGAGTGCCCCAAGAACCGCTTTATCGAATCGGAAGACGGCGAACCGGGGCTCAATTATCTGTGCGCCGGCTATCAGGCCTATTTCCGTCACATCACACCCGCAATGAACATCATGGCGCGGTTGCTGGGGCAGGGCAAACCGGCGGACCAGGTGATGGACATCATCCGGTGCTGACGCCGAACCCGCGATGTCTCGCCCGACGACCGCGGCGGGACGTCCGGTCTGAATGATCATCCGATATGGCTGACGCGAACGACTTCAGACGCGTATTGGACAACGATGCTGCTTCGACGACCTGTCGTGCGGCGTTGACCGTTGAGGGCTGGTGAGCGGCTTACACAAGCCGTTCGGCGGCTGGCTGCTGACCACGAGTCTCGCAGGTTGCTGGTTTTGGAAAGTGATTCAGCACGGAAATTTCTGGTTGCCACATGGACGCCGGATCAGGTAATCCAAGGAGACAAAATGAAAAGAGGCTTTGCAGTTGCAATTGCAGTGGCAACAGTCGGTAGTACTGCGCATGCACAATCGTCGGTAACAATGTATGGGGCAGTGGATACGGGGTTGCTTTATCAGAATACTTCGGCGGCTTCGTACAATCCCGCCGCGCCGAATACCGGCCACCTTTTCAAAATGAAAGACGGTGGCATCTATACCAGCATGCTCGGGTTCAAAGGTACGGAAGACCTGGGAGGCGGGTGGAAGACCAACTTCAAATTGCAAGGTTCATTTGACAGTACCAGTGGCAAATTTGGGTTGAGCGGTACCGCCGGCGTGGCGGCGCAATTCAATCAGGAGGCGTCGGTTGGCCTGGCCGGCCCGTACGGGTCGCTCACCATGGGCCGGCAGATTATCCCGCTGACCTACGCGATGGCTTACACCGATGTGCGCCAGGGGGGCTACTTCGGCAGTATTTTTACCGCGCTGGTCAGCATGAATTCCGCTGCGGGCTGGCCCGGAACCAGTACGAACGCACAGCTTGGGGCGGTGTTCGACGACAACGCCATTGTCTATGTCTCCCCGAACTT is a window of Paraburkholderia phytofirmans OLGA172 DNA encoding:
- a CDS encoding coniferyl aldehyde dehydrogenase, producing the protein MNDAIENLRDVLARQRDACRASPYPELKQRRRELKTVREALSRYQDRLAAAMSDDFGRRSEFECKMLDVMFPALQIDHALANLRRWMKPQRRRTDLLFRTNSAKVVYQPKGVVGVIAAWNFPIVEAVGPMITALAAGNRVMIKMSEFSPRSTLVLCEMLAEIFPENQVAVFGGGVDVARAFASLPFDHIVFTGSPAVGKEIMRAASTNLTPVTLELGGKSPAIVAPSASLAAAARSIAHGKAFNAGQACVAPDYALVPRDRIDEFVAAAVSAFRRMVPDPAGDPNYTYIASDRHATRVHELLADAVAKGATVTSCGTGNGNGSRAVPMQIVTNVTPHMRIMQEELFNPILPVMACDSLDEGIRYITARPRPLALYYYGTDAGEIKRLEQDVHAGGMTVNDWAWHVFQGDLPFGGTGNSGIGSWRGPEGFRALSHGKSVFRMRRWFPIGLFRPPYGTRVQRLISKLFLGYPDPALNIPCSYENEARRYGSTAQDISREST
- a CDS encoding MFS transporter, giving the protein MRALHLIQARGASGAGVYQGSKAYAWTVFALSFGLILSDYLSRQAVGAVFPFLKPVWGVSDSQLGALVSIVSLVVGVMTLPLSLIADRWGRVKSITLMAFVWCFATIACGIATSYTQMLAARAMVGFGEAAYAAAGAALLAHTFPEDKRSAVLGAFQSGGIFGSVMGVVIGGAVASQFGWRYAFFAVGAPGLLLAVLYPFFVRDYQVPALQQGASGQCVNGRPRFAEVFKHVFAARSGNFTFAAFGLQLGIPAILIAWVPTYFNRFYGYDPKKASLIAAVVVLLLGMGMLFGGGVADWLSRGRPRYRALVPAAYALISALMLFAAFALPPGLAGLVLLLGGALFAAAHGGAAVAMLIDVTNPAVHATVTATAVLGANLLGTAPGPYLVGLLSDVTNLRTALTVAPLMSLSAAVLFLLAARYYEADIAARKAAG
- a CDS encoding anaerobic sulfatase maturase — encoded protein: MNAPTAASLTGIHLMAKPIGALCNLDCGYCFYLEKQNAFPPRERFRMSDEVLEAYVRRYIAAQSAPEVEFTWQGGEPTLLGLQFFERAVALQRKFAQGKLIRNTLQTNGTLLDDEWGAFLRRERFLVGVSLDGPRELNDVARPDKRGHSSYDDTVRGLAVLSRHGVDFNVLVTISSTNVHQPLEIYRHLKELGARFIQFNPVVERVAQPEEKVIGLHFAVPPSLSLSAVAKAKPVARRETAVTSLTVSALAYGAFLSAVFDEWVRNDVGTVHVMNFEWALASWCQLPAGACIFSPRCGKAAIVEHDGSVYACDHFMYPEYRLGNVMSDDLGSMMSSQVQTDFGMAKETSLPAKCLRCEFRFACHGECPKNRFIESEDGEPGLNYLCAGYQAYFRHITPAMNIMARLLGQGKPADQVMDIIRC
- a CDS encoding porin, with translation MKRGFAVAIAVATVGSTAHAQSSVTMYGAVDTGLLYQNTSAASYNPAAPNTGHLFKMKDGGIYTSMLGFKGTEDLGGGWKTNFKLQGSFDSTSGKFGLSGTAGVAAQFNQEASVGLAGPYGSLTMGRQIIPLTYAMAYTDVRQGGYFGSIFTALVSMNSAAGWPGTSTNAQLGAVFDDNAIVYVSPNFGGVTASLEYAPGGVAGQAQGSTRESAVLQYDNYGLKLAAAYYNGHDTNPSPTSVATGLDNNRFYYLGALYSINGFTASTSFSNGRNPAHPKTTNFDMISGGFGYRFTPAFELTSGVYYIKDENNSANKSTEIVLGANYSLSKATTLYAQVGYVDNRGKMNQSVEYGQPVAPGMNTTAAMIGIRKRF